The following are encoded in a window of Rosa chinensis cultivar Old Blush chromosome 4, RchiOBHm-V2, whole genome shotgun sequence genomic DNA:
- the LOC112200458 gene encoding heavy metal-associated isoprenylated plant protein 20 yields MGVLDSLSDYFTVSRSRLRKKRKPMQTVDIKVKMDCDGCERRVKNAVSHMKGARQVEVNRKQSRVTVTGYYVEPNKVLKRVKRTGKRAEIWPYVPYNVVAYPYVAGAYDKKAPSGYIRNVPQAVSTVQDDEYTSMFSDENPHACAIM; encoded by the exons ATGGGCGTTCTAGACTCTCTATCAGACTATTTCACAGTGAGTCGTTCCAGACTCAGAAAGAAACGAAAGCCAATGCAG ACAgttgacatcaaggtgaaaatgGACTGTGATGGCTGTGAAAGGAGAGTTAAGAATGCAGTCTCTCACATGAAAG GTGCAAGGCAAGTTGAAGTGAACAGAAAGCAAAGCCGGGTGACGGTGACAGGTTATTATGTGGAGCCAAACAAGGTGCTAAAGAGGGTTAAGAGGACCGGAAAGAGAGCTGAGATTTGGCCTTACGTTCCATACAACGTCGTTGCTTATCCTTACGTTGCCGGAGCTTATGACAAGAAGGCACCGTCCGGTTACATCAGGAACGTACCTCAGGCGGTTTCTACTGTGCAGGACGACGAGTACACCTCCATGTTCAGTGATGAGAATCCTCATGCTTGCGCCATCATGTAA